Proteins encoded by one window of Gemmatimonadota bacterium:
- the groL gene encoding chaperonin GroEL (60 kDa chaperone family; promotes refolding of misfolded polypeptides especially under stressful conditions; forms two stacked rings of heptamers to form a barrel-shaped 14mer; ends can be capped by GroES; misfolded proteins enter the barrel where they are refolded when GroES binds) — protein MAAKELMFDVDARAKLKKGVDALAEAVKVTLGPKGRNVVIDKKFGSPTVTKDGVSVAKEIELADPIENMGAQMVKEVATKTSDLAGDGTTTATVLAQAIFREGLKNVTAGANPMELKRGIDKAVEALVAELKSMSVPTSGKKDIAQVGTISANNDPEIGKLIAEAMEKVGKEGVITVEEAKGLETTLETVDGMQFDRGYLSPYFVTDPEAMEASLDAPYILIHDKKISAMKELLPVLEKVAQTGKPLLIIAEDIEGEALATIVVNKLRGTLKVSAVKAPGFGDRRKEMLRDIAILTNGQVISEEVGFKLENATLNELGQAKRVVIDKDNTTIIDGKGEDGAIQGRIAEIRAAIDKSTSDYDREKLQERLAKLAGGVAVIHVGAATETEMKEKKARVEDALHATRAAVEEGIVPGGGVALLRAQSVLDGVKAKGDEKIGVNIIRRAIEEPIRAIAANAGVEGSIVVARVKESKEKAFGYNAATDEYEDLVKAGVIDPTKVTRTALQNAASIAALLLTTECVIVERKEEKGSAPAGGGGGGMGGMY, from the coding sequence ATGGCTGCAAAGGAATTGATGTTCGACGTGGACGCCCGCGCCAAGCTCAAGAAGGGCGTCGACGCCCTCGCCGAGGCGGTGAAGGTGACCCTCGGCCCCAAGGGCCGGAACGTCGTGATCGACAAGAAGTTCGGCTCGCCGACCGTCACCAAGGACGGCGTCTCGGTGGCGAAGGAGATCGAGCTGGCCGATCCGATCGAGAACATGGGCGCGCAGATGGTGAAGGAAGTCGCGACCAAGACCTCCGACCTCGCCGGCGACGGCACCACCACCGCGACCGTCCTGGCGCAGGCGATCTTCCGCGAAGGGCTGAAGAACGTCACCGCCGGTGCGAACCCGATGGAACTGAAGCGCGGCATCGACAAGGCCGTTGAGGCCCTCGTCGCCGAGTTGAAGTCGATGTCGGTGCCGACCAGCGGCAAGAAGGACATCGCGCAGGTCGGCACCATCTCGGCGAACAACGATCCCGAGATCGGCAAGCTGATCGCCGAGGCGATGGAGAAGGTCGGCAAGGAAGGCGTCATCACGGTCGAGGAGGCGAAGGGCCTCGAGACCACGCTGGAGACGGTCGACGGCATGCAGTTCGACCGCGGCTACCTCTCGCCGTACTTCGTGACCGATCCGGAAGCGATGGAAGCGTCGCTCGACGCCCCGTACATCCTGATCCACGACAAGAAGATCTCCGCGATGAAGGAGCTCCTTCCGGTGCTCGAGAAGGTCGCGCAGACGGGCAAGCCGCTCCTCATCATCGCCGAGGACATCGAGGGCGAGGCCCTCGCCACGATCGTCGTGAACAAGCTCCGTGGCACGCTCAAGGTCTCGGCCGTCAAGGCGCCGGGCTTCGGCGATCGCCGCAAGGAGATGCTCCGTGACATCGCCATCCTGACCAACGGGCAGGTGATCTCGGAGGAAGTCGGCTTCAAGCTCGAGAACGCGACGCTGAACGAGCTGGGTCAGGCGAAGCGCGTGGTGATCGACAAGGACAACACCACGATCATCGACGGCAAGGGCGAAGACGGCGCGATCCAGGGCCGCATCGCCGAGATCCGTGCCGCGATCGACAAGAGCACCTCGGACTACGATCGGGAGAAGCTCCAGGAGCGCCTCGCGAAGCTGGCCGGTGGTGTCGCCGTGATCCATGTCGGCGCCGCGACCGAGACCGAGATGAAGGAGAAGAAGGCCCGTGTCGAGGACGCGCTCCACGCGACCCGCGCGGCCGTCGAGGAAGGGATCGTGCCGGGCGGCGGTGTCGCCCTGCTGCGCGCCCAGTCGGTGCTCGATGGCGTCAAGGCCAAGGGCGACGAGAAGATCGGCGTGAACATCATTCGCCGGGCCATCGAAGAGCCGATCCGTGCGATCGCCGCGAATGCCGGCGTCGAAGGGTCGATCGTCGTGGCGCGCGTCAAGGAGTCGAAGGAGAAGGCGTTTGGCTACAACGCCGCGACGGACGAGTACGAGGACCTGGTCAAGGCCGGCGTCATCGACCCGACCAAGGTGACCCGGACGGCGTTGCAGAACGCCGCCTCGATCGCCGCGCTGCTCCTGACCACCGAGTGCGTGATCGTCGAGCGGAAGGAAGAGAAGGGCTCCGCGCCGGCCGGTGGTGGCGGCGGCGGCATGGGCGGGATGTACTAG
- a CDS encoding cardiolipin synthase B produces MLWTILVAVGSTALVVVVAMNFLTSEKQLERTVEHRHGVRDPQFEREMSAVLGPTIVPGNQVQHLRNGDEIFPAMLGAIAVARETITFETFIYWSGEIGTRFADALVERAQAGVAVHVTIDWVGSQRMDAALLARMESAGVRLHRYRPLHWYNLGRMNNRTHRKLLVIDGRVGFTGGVGIADCWSGNAESPEHWRDSHYRVEGPVVAQLQAAYTDNWIKMTGEVLTGAAYFPALASAGEVPAQMFLASPAGGGESMHLMYLMTIAAAERSIDLAAAYFVPDTLLLRAFLEARRRGVAIRLLVPGPHIDSAAVRTSSKREWGPLLEAGVQICEYQPTMLHTKLFIVDRHLVSVGSTNADLRSFQLNDEASLNLYHEPFAEAMTAVFEDDLQRAAPYTLAMWQHRPWRERLMELVLLPFKSQL; encoded by the coding sequence ATGCTCTGGACCATCCTCGTCGCCGTCGGTAGCACCGCCCTCGTGGTGGTCGTGGCCATGAACTTCCTGACTTCCGAGAAGCAGCTCGAGCGGACCGTCGAGCACCGACATGGTGTGCGCGATCCGCAGTTCGAGCGGGAAATGTCCGCGGTGCTGGGTCCGACGATCGTGCCGGGCAATCAGGTCCAGCACCTGCGAAACGGCGACGAGATCTTTCCGGCGATGCTGGGCGCGATCGCAGTCGCTCGCGAAACGATCACCTTCGAGACCTTCATCTACTGGAGCGGGGAGATCGGCACGCGCTTCGCCGACGCCCTGGTGGAGCGGGCGCAGGCCGGCGTCGCGGTGCACGTGACCATCGACTGGGTCGGCAGCCAGCGGATGGACGCCGCCCTCCTGGCGCGCATGGAGAGCGCCGGTGTCCGCCTCCATCGCTACCGTCCACTCCACTGGTACAACCTGGGCCGGATGAACAACCGCACCCACCGGAAGTTGCTGGTGATCGATGGCCGGGTCGGCTTCACTGGCGGCGTCGGCATCGCGGACTGCTGGTCCGGCAACGCGGAGAGTCCCGAGCATTGGCGCGACAGTCACTACCGGGTCGAAGGGCCGGTGGTCGCACAGCTGCAGGCGGCGTACACCGACAACTGGATCAAGATGACGGGGGAGGTGCTGACCGGTGCGGCCTACTTCCCTGCCCTCGCTTCGGCCGGAGAGGTGCCTGCCCAGATGTTCCTGGCGTCACCCGCCGGCGGCGGCGAGAGCATGCACTTGATGTACCTGATGACGATCGCCGCCGCGGAACGGTCGATTGACCTCGCCGCCGCCTATTTCGTCCCCGACACCCTGCTGCTGCGGGCCTTCTTGGAAGCCCGTCGCCGGGGCGTGGCGATCCGGTTGCTTGTGCCGGGCCCGCACATCGATTCGGCGGCCGTGCGGACGTCGAGCAAGCGCGAATGGGGACCGCTGCTCGAGGCCGGCGTGCAGATCTGCGAGTACCAGCCGACGATGCTCCACACGAAGCTCTTCATCGTCGACCGCCACCTGGTGTCGGTCGGGTCCACCAACGCGGACCTGCGATCGTTCCAGCTCAACGACGAGGCGTCGCTGAACCTCTACCACGAGCCCTTCGCCGAGGCGATGACGGCGGTGTTCGAGGACGACCTGCAGCGCGCCGCCCCCTACACGCTGGCGATGTGGCAACATCGGCCATGGCGGGAGCGGCTGATGGAACTGGTGCTGCTGCCGTTCAAGTCGCAGCTCTGA
- a CDS encoding M28 family peptidase: protein MRRLLPLVALLGACAPKGEPALDLSAERLLADIRVLADDSLLGRAPGTLGEERTVAFLTAQFKAAGLEPGNPDGSWVQSVDMVGIRGTPEATITVSGRPFPMRWRDDYVAVSRRVVPAVNVAASDVVFVGYGVVAPEFGWDDYKGVDVRGKTVVMLVNDPAVPDAADSSALDAKLFRGDAMTYYGRWTYKYEIATEKGAAAVLLVHEDGPAGYPWEVVRGGWSGERMDTRSADGNAGRVAVEGWITSASARALFAAAGQDFAHLKALAVTRDFAPVPIPATAAFSITQEIRDVRSANVVAKLPGTDATLRDEYVVYTGHWDHFGIGEVVDGDSIYNGARDNASCTAALLELARAFKAGGGAKRSILFVAVTGEEQGLLGSKWYANNPLYPLEKTLANINIDVLNTWGPTTDLVVVGSGSTTLEDLLADAATTAGRTLAPDPEPSKGFFYRSDHFEFAKRGVPALYLDPGTKYIGKPEGYSKEKRDDYTARAYHKPADEVDPAWDLSGAIADLGLLYAVGRRVADGTEWPAWKAGTEFKAIREKSLSR from the coding sequence ATGCGTCGTCTGCTGCCACTGGTCGCCCTGCTCGGGGCCTGCGCCCCCAAGGGCGAGCCCGCCCTGGATCTCTCGGCCGAGCGACTGCTCGCCGACATCCGCGTCCTCGCAGACGACTCGCTGCTCGGCCGCGCGCCGGGTACCCTCGGGGAGGAGCGCACCGTCGCCTTCCTGACCGCCCAGTTCAAGGCCGCCGGCCTCGAGCCCGGCAATCCCGACGGCAGCTGGGTGCAGTCGGTCGACATGGTGGGGATCCGCGGCACACCGGAAGCGACCATCACCGTGTCCGGCCGGCCCTTCCCGATGCGCTGGCGCGATGACTACGTCGCCGTCTCGCGCCGCGTCGTACCGGCCGTCAACGTGGCGGCGAGCGACGTGGTCTTCGTCGGCTACGGGGTGGTGGCGCCGGAATTCGGGTGGGACGACTACAAGGGCGTGGACGTGCGCGGCAAGACGGTCGTCATGCTGGTGAATGACCCCGCCGTGCCCGATGCCGCCGACTCCAGCGCACTCGACGCGAAGCTGTTCCGCGGCGACGCGATGACCTACTACGGGCGATGGACCTACAAGTACGAGATCGCCACCGAAAAGGGGGCCGCCGCGGTGCTCCTGGTGCACGAGGACGGTCCCGCCGGCTATCCCTGGGAAGTGGTCCGCGGCGGCTGGAGCGGCGAACGGATGGACACGCGGAGTGCCGACGGCAACGCGGGGCGGGTCGCCGTCGAGGGGTGGATCACCTCAGCCAGCGCGCGGGCGCTCTTCGCCGCTGCCGGGCAAGACTTTGCCCACCTGAAGGCGCTCGCCGTCACGCGCGACTTCGCGCCGGTTCCCATCCCGGCCACGGCAGCCTTCAGCATTACCCAGGAGATCCGCGACGTCCGCTCGGCGAACGTCGTCGCCAAGTTGCCCGGGACCGACGCGACGCTGCGTGATGAATACGTCGTGTACACCGGGCACTGGGATCACTTCGGTATCGGTGAAGTGGTCGACGGCGATTCCATCTACAATGGCGCGCGCGACAATGCCTCCTGCACCGCCGCGCTACTCGAGCTGGCGCGTGCCTTCAAGGCTGGGGGCGGAGCGAAGCGGTCGATCCTCTTCGTCGCCGTCACTGGCGAGGAGCAGGGATTGCTCGGCTCCAAGTGGTACGCCAACAACCCGCTCTATCCGCTCGAGAAGACCCTCGCCAACATCAACATCGACGTGCTCAACACCTGGGGGCCGACCACCGATCTCGTGGTGGTCGGCAGCGGGAGCACCACGCTCGAGGATCTCCTCGCCGACGCGGCCACCACGGCGGGCCGCACCCTCGCCCCCGATCCGGAGCCGTCGAAAGGATTCTTCTACCGCTCCGACCATTTCGAGTTCGCCAAGCGCGGCGTGCCGGCGCTCTACCTCGATCCCGGGACGAAGTACATCGGCAAGCCCGAGGGCTACTCGAAGGAGAAGCGCGATGACTACACCGCGCGGGCCTATCACAAGCCGGCCGACGAAGTCGATCCGGCGTGGGACCTGAGCGGGGCCATCGCCGACCTCGGGCTGCTGTACGCCGTGGGACGCCGCGTGGCCGATGGCACCGAGTGGCCAGCGTGGAAGGCGGGCACCGAGTTCAAGGCGATCCGCGAGAAGAGCCTCAGCCGCTGA
- a CDS encoding HDOD domain-containing protein: MDIFVSRQPLFDRQRHVVAYDLHYRTGRLQAVGGNPDEIARKMVNNTMLGFGLDTLIGGLPGIFPGSRQFLVEDQYQVLPAKQTIIMLPRSVPGDPDVVEACLRAIAAGYQLALAAFDPANGHERLLPHMRYVKASWLATPVEQRQALLAHAPRHNLQVVMEHVGDYAAFGAATIEGAHLFQGSFFCEPELLTEKDIAVSGIRMAQLVAEVNRPELDVDELEKLIKSEVALSLKLLRYLNSAGLGWRHEVTTIGQALRVLGQRPTRKWASLVAMTMAGDHKPKELMQTSLLRAQLCEEIGAMVLGDSRRPELFLVGLLSTLDALLDRPMPILLEQMKLGKELTATLLGDPTPLQACLELTIAYDQGDWNKVDTLCAQLGLDPTILPVAYHRTVSWVGEVMQAA, from the coding sequence ATGGACATCTTCGTCTCACGCCAGCCGCTCTTCGACCGGCAACGCCACGTCGTAGCCTACGACCTTCACTATCGCACCGGTCGCCTGCAAGCGGTCGGCGGGAATCCCGACGAGATCGCCCGGAAGATGGTCAACAACACGATGCTCGGCTTCGGGCTCGACACCCTGATCGGCGGGCTACCGGGAATTTTCCCGGGCTCCCGGCAGTTCCTGGTCGAGGACCAGTACCAGGTCCTTCCGGCCAAGCAGACCATCATCATGCTCCCCCGCAGCGTCCCGGGCGACCCGGACGTCGTGGAGGCGTGCCTGCGGGCCATCGCCGCCGGCTACCAGCTGGCCCTGGCGGCGTTCGACCCCGCCAATGGCCACGAGCGGCTGCTTCCCCACATGCGCTATGTGAAGGCCTCGTGGCTGGCCACGCCGGTCGAGCAACGCCAGGCGCTGCTGGCGCACGCCCCGCGGCACAATCTCCAGGTCGTCATGGAGCATGTCGGGGACTACGCCGCGTTCGGTGCCGCCACGATCGAGGGGGCCCACCTCTTTCAGGGCTCCTTCTTCTGCGAACCGGAGCTGCTGACCGAGAAGGACATCGCCGTCTCCGGCATCCGCATGGCGCAGTTGGTGGCCGAGGTGAACCGCCCCGAGCTCGACGTCGATGAGCTGGAGAAGCTGATCAAGAGTGAGGTCGCGCTGTCGTTGAAGTTGCTGCGCTACCTGAACAGCGCGGGGCTGGGATGGCGTCATGAAGTCACGACGATCGGTCAGGCCCTCCGCGTGCTTGGCCAGCGGCCGACGCGCAAGTGGGCCTCGCTCGTCGCGATGACGATGGCGGGCGACCACAAGCCGAAGGAGCTGATGCAGACCTCGTTGCTCCGCGCGCAGCTCTGCGAGGAGATCGGGGCGATGGTGCTGGGCGATTCCCGTCGCCCGGAGCTCTTCCTGGTCGGGTTGTTGTCGACACTCGATGCCCTGCTCGACCGTCCGATGCCGATCCTCCTCGAGCAGATGAAGCTCGGCAAGGAGCTCACCGCGACGCTGCTCGGCGATCCGACGCCGCTGCAGGCCTGCCTCGAGCTGACCATCGCCTATGACCAGGGCGACTGGAACAAGGTCGACACGCTGTGCGCGCAGCTTGGCCTGGACCCGACGATTCTTCCGGTGGCGTACCACCGCACCGTCTCGTGGGTCGGCGAGGTCATGCAGGCCGCCTAG
- a CDS encoding S9 family peptidase, which produces MPLSLLPRRWFLALVLLLPVGPVVAQTPAATRKSITPADYARFETFGGDAIAPDGKWYAYRLTKPDADGELHYRRIDQDDTDRVVALGISPAFSRDSRYLAWTVEASIKEREKLTREKKPIRNGLAVVTLATGAQRNYEAVRLFTLAPNARYVAMLGYAPTEIKGKGATLRVVELATGTEMSFQDVGEYRWSDEGSLLAMTITTGTTTANGVQLYDPASGRVRALEHSSSGYRVLTFRKGSSDLVFFRSVAPAGTETPGESVIAWRSLATTPTRVVLDSTNAALGKTIDVVDQTVPRWSLDGQRVVISTRPRPAKADSAAKPGATTDSASTVQIWHTADVQLFPAQQSRLAADAKRGLPAVWHLPTGTLTRVGVDPVDTPTLLEGWRHAVEKPAAKYAWGTMFGRRYHDVIVTDLATGQRTTALEKVRYSYESGDGRFLLWFDGKDFWSHELATGRRTNLTAGLATSFANTESDSPTDLPPSYGVGGWLTGDRAVLLYDRYDVWRIAPDGSNRVRLTDGQADRIIHRVQRIEFDAPTIDATKPLYVTLLGERDKRMGWTRLSPGGAAQRLIYVDKSLRQFRKADSSATFLYRAEDRADSPDVFVTGSDFTSPRQITRTNAFLGEYAWTREELLSFTSEGGRPLQGILLYPANYDASKKYPMIVYTYERLSDELHSWVSPSERSYYNQTAWTLEGYFVLMPDIVFTAREPGVSTIQSVRAAVKAVTDRGLVDPKRVGQVGHSWGGYEAAYLGTHGGDFLATTIAGASITDLVSFMGQIHWASGTAESDHFETGQARMEVPYWEDRAAHQRNSALERVDQMTIPMLMAHGNKDGTVEFFQATEFFNFARRAGKQVVLLVYDGEDHGFSKKANQIDYQRRILEWFGHWLKGDPAPAWITAGIKAADAAAEIKRVAEKRGTP; this is translated from the coding sequence ATGCCGCTCTCCCTGCTGCCCCGGCGCTGGTTCCTGGCCCTCGTCCTCTTGCTGCCCGTCGGTCCGGTTGTGGCACAGACCCCCGCCGCCACCCGGAAGTCGATCACCCCCGCCGACTACGCCCGGTTCGAGACCTTCGGCGGCGATGCGATCGCCCCCGATGGGAAGTGGTATGCGTACCGGCTGACGAAGCCCGACGCCGACGGCGAGCTGCACTACCGCCGCATCGATCAGGACGACACCGACCGGGTGGTGGCGCTGGGGATCTCGCCCGCGTTCAGCCGGGACAGCCGGTACCTCGCCTGGACGGTCGAGGCGTCCATCAAGGAGCGCGAAAAGCTGACGCGCGAGAAGAAGCCGATCCGTAACGGGCTTGCCGTCGTCACGCTCGCCACCGGGGCACAGCGGAACTATGAAGCCGTCCGCCTGTTCACCTTGGCCCCGAACGCGCGGTACGTCGCGATGCTCGGCTATGCGCCCACAGAGATCAAGGGCAAGGGCGCCACGCTCCGCGTCGTCGAGCTCGCCACCGGAACGGAAATGTCGTTCCAGGACGTCGGTGAGTATCGCTGGAGCGACGAGGGCAGCCTGCTCGCGATGACCATCACGACCGGGACGACGACGGCGAACGGCGTACAACTGTATGACCCAGCCTCGGGCCGCGTCCGTGCGCTGGAGCATTCCTCGTCGGGCTATCGGGTGCTCACCTTCCGCAAGGGATCCTCGGACCTGGTCTTCTTCCGATCCGTGGCGCCGGCGGGAACCGAGACGCCCGGTGAGTCGGTGATCGCCTGGCGCTCGCTGGCGACGACGCCGACGCGCGTGGTCCTCGACAGCACCAACGCGGCGCTCGGGAAGACGATCGATGTCGTGGACCAGACCGTCCCGCGATGGTCCCTCGACGGGCAGCGCGTGGTGATCAGCACGCGACCGCGGCCAGCCAAGGCCGACTCCGCGGCGAAGCCCGGCGCCACCACCGACTCCGCCTCCACGGTGCAGATCTGGCACACCGCCGACGTGCAGCTCTTCCCCGCCCAGCAGAGCCGGTTGGCGGCCGACGCGAAGCGCGGCCTGCCCGCCGTCTGGCACCTGCCGACCGGCACGCTGACACGCGTCGGCGTCGACCCGGTCGACACGCCCACCCTGCTGGAAGGGTGGCGCCACGCGGTCGAGAAGCCGGCTGCGAAGTACGCGTGGGGCACGATGTTCGGCCGACGCTACCACGACGTGATCGTGACCGACCTCGCCACCGGCCAGCGGACGACGGCGCTGGAGAAGGTGCGCTACAGCTATGAGAGCGGCGACGGGCGCTTCCTGCTCTGGTTCGACGGCAAGGACTTCTGGAGCCACGAACTCGCCACCGGACGGCGCACCAACCTCACCGCCGGGCTGGCCACGTCGTTCGCGAACACGGAGTCGGACTCGCCGACCGACCTCCCCCCGTCCTACGGCGTGGGTGGGTGGCTCACCGGCGATCGGGCGGTCCTCCTCTACGACCGATACGATGTCTGGCGCATCGCGCCGGACGGCAGCAACCGGGTGCGGTTGACCGACGGACAGGCGGACCGGATCATCCATCGCGTGCAGCGGATCGAGTTCGATGCCCCGACCATCGATGCGACCAAGCCGCTCTACGTCACGCTGCTCGGCGAACGCGACAAGCGGATGGGGTGGACGCGCCTGAGCCCGGGCGGCGCCGCGCAGCGATTGATCTACGTGGACAAGAGCCTCCGGCAATTCCGGAAGGCCGACAGCAGCGCAACGTTCCTCTATCGCGCCGAGGATCGCGCCGATTCGCCGGACGTTTTCGTCACCGGCAGCGACTTCACCTCGCCGCGCCAGATCACCCGTACCAACGCCTTCCTCGGCGAGTATGCCTGGACCCGGGAGGAACTGCTGTCGTTCACGAGCGAAGGGGGGCGGCCGCTGCAGGGGATCCTGCTCTACCCCGCCAACTATGACGCATCGAAGAAGTATCCGATGATCGTCTACACCTACGAGCGGCTCTCCGACGAACTGCACAGCTGGGTTTCGCCGAGCGAGCGCTCGTACTACAACCAGACGGCGTGGACGCTCGAGGGCTACTTCGTCCTGATGCCGGACATTGTCTTTACCGCGCGCGAGCCTGGCGTCAGCACGATCCAGTCAGTGCGCGCCGCCGTGAAGGCGGTGACCGATCGGGGGCTGGTCGATCCGAAGCGCGTTGGGCAGGTCGGCCACTCCTGGGGCGGGTACGAAGCGGCGTATCTCGGGACACATGGTGGCGACTTCCTGGCGACCACGATTGCGGGGGCGAGCATCACCGACCTCGTCTCGTTCATGGGGCAGATCCACTGGGCCAGCGGGACGGCGGAGTCGGACCACTTCGAGACCGGTCAGGCGCGCATGGAGGTGCCGTATTGGGAGGACCGTGCGGCCCACCAGCGAAACTCGGCGCTGGAGCGCGTCGACCAGATGACCATTCCCATGCTGATGGCACATGGCAACAAGGACGGGACGGTGGAGTTCTTCCAGGCGACGGAGTTCTTCAACTTTGCCCGCCGGGCCGGGAAGCAGGTCGTGTTGCTGGTCTACGACGGCGAGGACCACGGCTTCTCGAAGAAGGCCAACCAGATCGACTACCAACGCCGCATCCTGGAGTGGTTCGGCCACTGGTTGAAGGGCGATCCCGCCCCGGCTTGGATCACGGCGGGCATCAAGGCGGCCGATGCCGCCGCCGAGATCAAGCGGGTCGCGGAAAAGCGTGGCACTCCCTAA
- a CDS encoding S9 family peptidase has protein sequence MMACPSPRLAAALLLVPALLPAQSAGRAFTPADWYCVTQLSAPARSPDGKSVAFTVTTVNEAGNKRHSEVWLQSVSGGAARRLTSPGYESSAPRWSEDGKTLNFTSTRPGGRGTNWALRVDEVGEAFQPSATPAAAAPAGSQPTDKRFRITSGDSASGGAGGGRGGGGRGGGGGGFPGGVPGAAPATGPYAAMAPLARPSASAITAPVDPARFDGMHFTDSRYKANGNGFVASTGRAGAGGPGGAPADTGAAARARPAAQLFLQRPGGERIRLTNAAYSHRTPVVSPNGEWIVFSADAKLRADSVVTRERDSLAKLPFSRKRDEADRDATDLFMLPVAACEAHTAACVPTRIEYFGDEAGATWSPDSKQLAFSGRRGRYQSQRLYVLAAGTTKPVDVLGSWKYEPGNFTWWGDGTIRMETEVGGSSGLYAVNPATKEIRTILGGRRRISGIQYDSARTTLTYISTDHTHPTELYTADIEGRNERKLTTFNDALNKEVAWSEVEFFTYRSVDNLEIEAWLMKPYGYQPGKKYPVVLYIHGGPHSAYGDGWFDEFQNLAGAGMFVLFTNPRGSTGTNTAFTHASRGDWGGKDYQDIMKAVDIVSVRPDVDSMRMGVSGGSYGGFMTAWITTKTTRFKAAEADRMISDWNAWWGTTDVQSLTNDEFFGKPWENQVMYDTLSPIRFVKRVKTPTLIVQSEEDHRTPMATADMWYMALKTLNVPAEFVRYPRSNHDLSRTGEPWLLVDRLGRLRQWFGHWLAEGGPPVAAAPKAAAP, from the coding sequence ATGATGGCTTGTCCCTCGCCCCGCCTGGCGGCGGCGCTGCTCCTCGTCCCGGCCCTCCTCCCGGCCCAGTCCGCGGGCCGCGCGTTCACCCCCGCGGACTGGTACTGCGTGACTCAGCTGAGTGCCCCGGCTCGCTCGCCGGATGGCAAGTCGGTGGCCTTCACGGTCACCACCGTCAACGAGGCGGGCAACAAGCGCCATAGCGAAGTGTGGCTGCAGTCGGTCAGCGGTGGCGCCGCTCGGCGGCTCACCTCGCCCGGGTACGAGAGCAGCGCGCCGCGCTGGTCGGAGGACGGCAAGACGCTGAACTTCACCTCGACACGGCCGGGTGGCCGCGGCACCAACTGGGCGCTGCGCGTCGACGAGGTGGGTGAGGCCTTTCAACCGAGCGCGACGCCAGCCGCCGCGGCGCCCGCCGGCAGCCAGCCGACGGACAAGCGATTCCGCATCACGTCGGGCGACAGCGCGAGTGGTGGCGCAGGTGGCGGGCGAGGCGGCGGTGGCCGGGGCGGCGGCGGTGGTGGTTTCCCTGGCGGCGTTCCGGGAGCCGCGCCCGCCACTGGTCCGTATGCGGCCATGGCACCGTTGGCGCGCCCGTCGGCGTCCGCCATCACCGCCCCGGTCGATCCGGCGCGTTTCGACGGCATGCACTTCACCGACAGTCGCTACAAGGCGAACGGCAACGGCTTCGTGGCCAGCACGGGCCGCGCCGGCGCGGGTGGTCCTGGTGGGGCACCGGCAGACACCGGCGCCGCGGCACGAGCCCGGCCGGCAGCGCAACTCTTCCTGCAGCGCCCAGGCGGCGAACGGATCCGCCTGACCAACGCGGCGTATTCGCACCGCACCCCCGTCGTCTCGCCGAACGGCGAGTGGATCGTCTTCTCGGCGGACGCCAAGCTGCGGGCGGACTCGGTCGTGACGCGCGAGCGCGACTCGCTGGCGAAGCTCCCGTTCTCGCGGAAGCGTGACGAGGCCGACCGCGATGCGACCGACCTCTTCATGCTCCCGGTGGCCGCCTGCGAGGCCCACACTGCGGCGTGCGTCCCGACGCGGATCGAGTACTTCGGCGATGAAGCCGGCGCCACCTGGTCGCCCGACTCGAAGCAGCTCGCGTTCAGCGGGCGGCGCGGCCGCTATCAGAGCCAGCGGCTGTATGTATTGGCAGCTGGCACCACCAAGCCGGTCGATGTGCTCGGCAGCTGGAAGTACGAACCCGGCAACTTCACCTGGTGGGGCGACGGCACGATCCGGATGGAGACGGAGGTCGGCGGCAGCAGCGGCCTCTATGCGGTGAATCCGGCCACGAAGGAGATCCGCACCATCCTCGGCGGACGGCGCCGGATCTCGGGCATCCAGTATGACTCGGCGCGGACCACGTTGACGTACATCAGCACCGACCACACGCACCCGACGGAGCTCTACACCGCGGACATCGAGGGCCGGAACGAGCGCAAGCTCACGACCTTCAACGACGCCCTCAACAAGGAGGTCGCCTGGTCCGAGGTGGAGTTCTTCACCTACCGCTCGGTGGACAACCTCGAGATCGAAGCCTGGTTGATGAAGCCGTACGGCTACCAGCCCGGCAAGAAGTACCCCGTGGTGCTGTACATCCACGGCGGCCCGCACTCGGCCTATGGCGACGGCTGGTTTGACGAGTTCCAGAATCTTGCCGGTGCCGGGATGTTCGTCCTCTTCACCAACCCGCGCGGCTCGACCGGCACCAACACCGCCTTCACCCACGCCTCGCGCGGCGACTGGGGCGGCAAGGATTATCAGGACATCATGAAGGCGGTCGACATCGTCTCGGTGCGCCCCGATGTTGACTCGATGCGGATGGGTGTCAGCGGCGGTTCCTACGGCGGCTTCATGACGGCCTGGATCACGACCAAGACCACGCGCTTCAAGGCCGCCGAGGCCGATCGGATGATCAGCGACTGGAACGCGTGGTGGGGCACCACTGACGTGCAGTCGCTGACCAACGACGAGTTCTTCGGCAAGCCGTGGGAGAATCAGGTGATGTACGACACGCTGTCACCGATTCGCTTCGTCAAGCGGGTGAAGACGCCGACGCTGATCGTGCAGTCCGAAGAGGATCACCGGACGCCGATGGCGACGGCCGACATGTGGTACATGGCGCTCAAGACGCTCAATGTCCCGGCCGAGTTCGTTCGCTACCCGCGCTCGAACCACGACCTGTCGCGGACCGGTGAACCGTGGCTGCTGGTCGATCGGCTCGGGCGGCTTCGGCAGTGGTTCGGCCACTGGCTGGCGGAGGGCGGCCCGCCGGTGGCGGCGGCCCCCAAGGCGGCCGCTCCCTGA